In the genome of Staphylococcus durrellii, one region contains:
- a CDS encoding S66 family peptidase, with protein MIRYPILKNNAVIGVTAPSSGLSKPLHHFTDEIRERFNGYHQVVFGATTYTQYKGKSADAYTRANEFNQFMLHDKIDAVIPPFGGELALEMIDKINFTQLEPKWLLGYSDVSILLLAITLKTGIATAHGTNIVDLRGQYSDSTTQMWHEVLQTPKNGSIIQYSSQQFQSEWPDKPTDYIFNFDSPTEWKSVNNEPVIMEGRLLGGCIDVIHHLIGTPYGDLSHFRKQYINNEPIIWYLENCEAEPTSLRRMLVQMKLAGWFDNCNGIAFGRTNMRYQEDDYNIIDAYKDLAEDLSLPIIYDIDCGHLPPQITFVNGSYGKITYANGKGTITQSFV; from the coding sequence ATGATACGCTATCCAATCCTAAAAAATAATGCTGTCATAGGTGTCACTGCACCATCTTCTGGATTATCAAAACCGTTACATCACTTTACTGACGAAATTAGAGAAAGATTTAATGGTTATCATCAAGTGGTGTTTGGCGCTACCACATATACTCAATATAAAGGTAAATCAGCAGATGCTTATACACGAGCGAATGAATTTAATCAATTTATGCTTCATGACAAAATCGATGCCGTTATTCCGCCATTTGGTGGCGAACTCGCTTTAGAAATGATAGATAAAATTAACTTCACACAATTAGAACCTAAATGGCTGTTAGGCTATTCAGACGTGAGTATATTATTGCTAGCAATCACTCTAAAAACAGGCATAGCAACCGCTCATGGTACAAACATCGTTGATTTACGTGGACAATATAGTGATAGTACAACACAAATGTGGCATGAAGTTTTACAAACACCCAAAAACGGTTCGATTATTCAATACTCCTCACAACAATTTCAAAGTGAATGGCCTGACAAACCAACAGACTATATATTTAATTTTGATTCTCCGACTGAATGGAAATCTGTCAATAACGAACCTGTCATTATGGAAGGTAGGCTATTAGGTGGCTGTATCGATGTTATTCACCACCTAATTGGCACACCATACGGGGACCTAAGCCACTTTAGAAAACAATATATAAATAACGAACCTATTATTTGGTACCTTGAAAATTGTGAAGCAGAACCTACGTCGTTAAGAAGAATGTTAGTTCAAATGAAACTGGCAGGTTGGTTCGACAATTGTAATGGTATTGCTTTTGGTAGAACGAACATGCGCTATCAAGAAGATGATTACAATATAATAGACGCTTATAAAGATCTAGCTGAAGACTTAAGTTTACCGATAATTTACGATATAGATTGTGGTCACCTGCCACCTCAAATCACTTTTGTAAATGGCTCATACGGTAAAATAACATACGCTAACGGTAAAGGTACAATCACCCAAAGTTTTGTTTAG